Proteins found in one Strix aluco isolate bStrAlu1 chromosome 29, bStrAlu1.hap1, whole genome shotgun sequence genomic segment:
- the PCSK4 gene encoding proprotein convertase subtilisin/kexin type 4, which translates to MAPPRPLPGPLPGPLPGLLVLVVAAAAAPPGPTEPRVYLSSWAVRVATGPRGAEGLARRHGLLCLGQVMEGEPYYHFKHRGTRQKALSRHWGWNMRLRKEPKVLWFEQQTIKRRTKRSISVVPTDPWFHKQWYMNNDINPDLNILTAWSKGYTGLGVVLTILDDGIEKDHPDLSANYDPLASYDFNSNDPDPQPRYDAGDENRHGTRCAGEVAAAANNRFCGAGVAYNARVGGVRMLDGPITDVVEAQALSLRPQHIHIYSASWGPEDDGKTVDRPGVLATEAFYRGATKGRGGLGSIFIWASGNGGINHDNCNCDGYANSIYTLSVGSVLAGGQRPWYSEGCSAILTTTYSGRTSGEEAQIVTTDLHHRCTNKHMGTSASAPLAAGMVALALEANPALTWRDLQHLVVRTSQPAHLQAEDWAPNGVGRWVSHYYGYGLLDAGLLVEMAKAWAGTLPRRRCSVKALHAPRTIGSQLTVSTNVSSCSGRTKRIRALEHVQVQLSLSYSRRGDLEIALTSPMGTTSTLVSARPYDTSQEGYKDWTFMSTHFWDENPDGTWTLRLENKGDAYNTGLLTSLTLHLHGTEEATTARRFAASAPDECLRRDARGACEACGGSSYAHQGSCLAYCPPHHYGHSQRAATNITRVCASCHPSCYTCQGASANNCTACPPSHTLNELGHSCSPPLASRAKEGLRPSLLPALIGGILSASLSVTHHVAFCVVTRSSCCPRAGRTP; encoded by the exons ATGGCGCCGCCGAGGCCGCTCCCGGGGCCGCTCCCGGGGCCGCTCCcggggctgctggtgctggtggtcgccgccgccgccgccccgccgggccccacCGAGCCCCGCGTCTACCTGAGCAGCTGGGCCGTGCGGGTGGCGACAGGGCCGCGGGGGGCCGAGGGCCTGGCCCGGCGGCACGGCCTGCTCTGCCTGGGCCAG GTGATGGAGGGGGAGCCTTATTACCATTTCAAACACCGAGGCACCAGGCAGAAAGCCTTGAGCAGACACTGGGGCTGGAACATGCGCCTGAGAAAAGAGCCAAAG GTCCTCTGGTTTGAGCAGCAAACCATAAAGAGACGCACAAAGAGAAGCATCAGCGTGGTGCCAACAGATCCCTGGTTCCATAAACAGTGGTACATG AATAATGACATCAATCCTGATCTAAACATCCTCACTGCTTGGAGCAAAGGGTACACCGGGCTGGGGGTCGTGCTGACCATCCTGGACGATGGGATCGAGAAGGATCATCCGGACCTGTCTGCCAACTAC GACCCCCTGGCAAGTTACGACTTCAACAGCAACGACCCCGACCCCCAGCCCAGGTATGACGCCGGGGACGAGAACCG GCACGGCACACGCTGTGCAGGAGAAGTGGCGGCTGCAGCCAACAACCGATTCTGCGGAGCAGGCGTCGCGTACAACGCCAGAGTCGGGG GTGTGCGGATGCTGGACGGTCCCATCACAGACGTGGTGGAGGCTCAGGCCCTGAGCCTGCGGCCCCAGCACATCCACATCTACAGCGCCAGCTGGGGCCCCGAGGACGATGGGAAGACCGTGGACAGGCCAGGGGTGCTGGCCACAGAGGCTTTCTACAGAGGGGCCACCAAA GGACGGGGTGGCCTCGGCTCCATCTTCATCTGGGCCTCCGGCAACGGCGGGATCAACCATGACAACTGCAACTGTGACGGGTACGCCAACAGCATCTACACCCTGTCTGTGGGCAGCGTGCTGGCGGGCGGACAGAGGCCCTGGTACAGCGAGGGCTGCTCCGCCATCCTCACCACCACCTACAGCGGCAGGACCAGCGGCGAGGAGGCGCAGATC GTGACCACCGACCTGCACCACCGCTGCACCAACAAGCACATGGGCACCTCGGCCTCGGCCCCGCTGGCCGCGGGAATGGTCGCCCTCGCACTGGAGGCCAA CCCAGCGCTGACCTGGCGGGACCTGCAGCACCTCGTCGTCAGGACCTCCCAGCCCGCTCACCTGCAGGCAGAGGACTGGGCCCCGAACGGGGTCGGGCGCTGGG TGAGCCACTACTACGGCTACGGGCTGCTGGACGCGGGGCTGCTGGTGGAGATGGCCAAGGCATGGGCAGGAACTCTGCCTCGGCGGAGGTGTTCGGTCAAGGCCCTTCACGCCCCCCG GACCATCGGCTCCCAGCTCACCGTCTCCACAAACGTCTCCTCCTGCTCCGGGAGGACCAAGCGCATCCGCGCGCTGGAGCACGTCCAGGTCCAGCTGTCCCTGAGCTACAGCCGCAGGGGGGACCTGGAGATCGCTCTGACCAGCCCCATGGGGACCACGTCCACGCTGGTGAGCGCACG cccctACGACACCAGCCAGGAGGGCTACAAGGACTGGACCTTCATGTCCACACACTTCTGGGACGAGAACCCCGACGGGACCTGGACACTCCGGCTAGAGAACAAGGGTGATGCCTATAACACAG gTCTGCTGACCAGCCTCACCCTGCACCTCCACGGCACGGAGGAGGCCACGACAGCCAGACGCTTCGCAGCCTCTGCCCCGGACGAGTGCCTCAGGCGGGACGCGCGGGGAGCGTGCGAGG CATGTGGCGGCTCTTCATACGCCCATCAGGGCTCCTGCCTGGCCTACTGCCCTCCTCACCACTACGGCCACAGCCAGCGAGCTGCCACCAACATCACCCGCGTCTGTGCCAGCTGCCACCCCTCCTGCTACACATGCCAGGGCGCTTCAGCCAACAACTGCACGGCCTGTCCCCCCTCCCACACCCTCAACGAGCTCGGCCACTCCTGCTCCCCTCCACTGGCCTCCCGTGCCAAGGAGGGGCTGCgtcccagcctcctccctgccctcatcGGTGGGATCCTCTCAGCCAGCCTCTCTGTCACACACCACGTGGCCTTTTGCGTCGTGACACGGAGCTCCTGCTGTCCCCGGGCGGGAAGGACACCGTGA
- the ADAMTSL5 gene encoding ADAMTS-like protein 5 isoform X2, translating into MAGWGCRGAPVPRGGPHGAGCRRPWRLLLLAWLSLGCGVGTAQGPALGTPTRVPKPPAPARPRRQPARGVWGPWGPWSSCSSSCGDGVALRTRRCLRSAEEEPCPGDPRQYRLCQLQGCPGGSVPFRAMQCSLYDNKPVLGTPARYRWVPFHGAPNLCDLNCLAVGHNFYYTFGRVLDGTRCGPGSPDLCVGGRCLSVGCDGILGSGARPDACGQCGGDHDSCLFVHRLFQGAEPSSALMTSDGRYVLNGDWSIAWPGPYEVAGTRLHYARAPDGTESLEAPGPTDEDLHVMVLLQEPNPGIEYEFWLPRGHPQPGRGDASPLRQPQPRGAGSPPPQEPLVSPAPAPPPRPWGSATAPPLRSPPGRSGAGAATGRCGRCRPAKGRSQRIRHFCQSDFVFQGRILARRLVGQETRYEVEVKTPYRHRFPLVPREYVWVPNTCGCPPLREGGQYLLMVRRHVNYERTLNRLLLQDDGYARPWTPREDRLVREAARHCPQPRPP; encoded by the exons ATGGCCGGGTGGGGGTGTCGGGGAGCCCCGGTCCCCCGCGGGGGACCCCACGGTGCCGG GTGCCGGCGGCCGTGGCGGCTGCTGCTCCTGGCCTGGCTCAGCCTGGGCTGCGGCGTCGGCACAGCGCAG ggcccagccctggggacaccgaCGCGGGTCCCcaagcccccagcccctgctcggCCCCGCCGGCAGCCGGCACGGGGTGTCTGGGGGCCCTGGGGACCCTGgagctcctgctccagctcctgcggCGACGGCGTCGCGCTCCGCACCCGGAGGTGCCTGCG ATCCGCCGAGGAGGAGCCGTGCCCGGGCGACCCGCGGCAGTACCGGCTCTGCCAGCTCCAG GGCTGCCCCGGCGGCTCCGTGCCCTTCCGTGCCATGCAGTGCTCCCTCTACGACAACAAGCCCGTCCTGGGCACGCCGGCCCGGTACCGCTGGGTGCCCTTCCACGGAG CCCCCAACCTCTGCGACCTCAACTGCCTGGCCGTGGGGCACAACTTCTACTACACCTTCGGCCGGGTGCTGGACGGCACCCGCTGCGGCCCCGGCTCCCCGGACCTCTGCGTCGGCGGGCGCTGCCTG AGCGTGGGCTGTGACGGGATCCTGGGCTCGGGCGCTCGACCCGACGCCTGCGGCCAGTGCGGCGGCGACCACGACTCGTGTCTCTTCGTGCACCGGCTCTTCCAGGGCGCGGAGCCCTCCTCCG CCCTGATGACGAGCGATGGGCGCTACGTGCTCAACGGAGACTGGTCCATCGCCTGGCCGGGGCCGTACGAGGTGGCCGGCACCCGGCTGCATTATGCCCGGGCCCCTGACGGCACCGAGAGCCTGGAGGCGCCCGGACCCACCGACGAGGATCTGCACGTGATG GTCCTGCTGCAGGAGCCCAACCCTGGCATCGAGTACGAGTTCTGGTTGCCCCGCGGGCACCCCCAGCCTGGCCGTGGTGACGCCAGCCCCCtgcggcagccccagccccggggggccgGCAGCCCCCCGCCACAGGAGCCCCTGGTCAGCCCGGCCCCCGCGCCACCGCCCCGACCCTGGGGCTCTGCCACGGCGCCGCCACTGAGAAGCCCCCCTggccggagcggggctggggctgccacAG GGCGATGCGGGAGGTGCCGCCCGGCCAAGGGACGCTCCCAGCGCATCCGGCACTTCTGCCAGAGCGATTTCG TCTTCCAGGGCCGGATCCTGGCGCGGCGCTTGGTGGGGCAGGAGACGCGCTACGAGGTGGAGGTGAAAACGCCGTATCGGCACCGTTTCCCGCTGGTGCCCCGGGAATACGTGTGGGTGCCCAACACCTGCGGCTGCCCCCCGCTCCGGGAGGGGGGCCAGTACCTGCTGATGGTGCGGCGACACGTCAACTACGAGCGCACGCTCAACCGCCTCCTGCTGCAGGACGACGGCTACGCCCGGCCGTGGACGCCCCGCGAGGACCGGCTGGTGCGGGAGGCGGCCCGGcactgcccccagccccggccgcccTGA
- the ADAMTSL5 gene encoding ADAMTS-like protein 5 isoform X1 — protein sequence MAGWGCRGAPVPRGGPHGAGCRRPWRLLLLAWLSLGCGVGTAQGPALGTPTRVPKPPAPARPRRQPARGVWGPWGPWSSCSSSCGDGVALRTRRCLRSAEEEPCPGDPRQYRLCQLQGCPGGSVPFRAMQCSLYDNKPVLGTPARYRWVPFHGAPNLCDLNCLAVGHNFYYTFGRVLDGTRCGPGSPDLCVGGRCLSVGCDGILGSGARPDACGQCGGDHDSCLFVHRLFQGAEPSSGYFGYMNVTKIPAGATHIKVTDKSRNYLALMTSDGRYVLNGDWSIAWPGPYEVAGTRLHYARAPDGTESLEAPGPTDEDLHVMVLLQEPNPGIEYEFWLPRGHPQPGRGDASPLRQPQPRGAGSPPPQEPLVSPAPAPPPRPWGSATAPPLRSPPGRSGAGAATGRCGRCRPAKGRSQRIRHFCQSDFVFQGRILARRLVGQETRYEVEVKTPYRHRFPLVPREYVWVPNTCGCPPLREGGQYLLMVRRHVNYERTLNRLLLQDDGYARPWTPREDRLVREAARHCPQPRPP from the exons ATGGCCGGGTGGGGGTGTCGGGGAGCCCCGGTCCCCCGCGGGGGACCCCACGGTGCCGG GTGCCGGCGGCCGTGGCGGCTGCTGCTCCTGGCCTGGCTCAGCCTGGGCTGCGGCGTCGGCACAGCGCAG ggcccagccctggggacaccgaCGCGGGTCCCcaagcccccagcccctgctcggCCCCGCCGGCAGCCGGCACGGGGTGTCTGGGGGCCCTGGGGACCCTGgagctcctgctccagctcctgcggCGACGGCGTCGCGCTCCGCACCCGGAGGTGCCTGCG ATCCGCCGAGGAGGAGCCGTGCCCGGGCGACCCGCGGCAGTACCGGCTCTGCCAGCTCCAG GGCTGCCCCGGCGGCTCCGTGCCCTTCCGTGCCATGCAGTGCTCCCTCTACGACAACAAGCCCGTCCTGGGCACGCCGGCCCGGTACCGCTGGGTGCCCTTCCACGGAG CCCCCAACCTCTGCGACCTCAACTGCCTGGCCGTGGGGCACAACTTCTACTACACCTTCGGCCGGGTGCTGGACGGCACCCGCTGCGGCCCCGGCTCCCCGGACCTCTGCGTCGGCGGGCGCTGCCTG AGCGTGGGCTGTGACGGGATCCTGGGCTCGGGCGCTCGACCCGACGCCTGCGGCCAGTGCGGCGGCGACCACGACTCGTGTCTCTTCGTGCACCGGCTCTTCCAGGGCGCGGAGCCCTCCTCCG GTTATTTTGGGTACATGAATGTGACCAAGATCCCAGCTGGGGCCACCCACATCAAGGTGACGGACAAGAGCCGCAACTACCTCG CCCTGATGACGAGCGATGGGCGCTACGTGCTCAACGGAGACTGGTCCATCGCCTGGCCGGGGCCGTACGAGGTGGCCGGCACCCGGCTGCATTATGCCCGGGCCCCTGACGGCACCGAGAGCCTGGAGGCGCCCGGACCCACCGACGAGGATCTGCACGTGATG GTCCTGCTGCAGGAGCCCAACCCTGGCATCGAGTACGAGTTCTGGTTGCCCCGCGGGCACCCCCAGCCTGGCCGTGGTGACGCCAGCCCCCtgcggcagccccagccccggggggccgGCAGCCCCCCGCCACAGGAGCCCCTGGTCAGCCCGGCCCCCGCGCCACCGCCCCGACCCTGGGGCTCTGCCACGGCGCCGCCACTGAGAAGCCCCCCTggccggagcggggctggggctgccacAG GGCGATGCGGGAGGTGCCGCCCGGCCAAGGGACGCTCCCAGCGCATCCGGCACTTCTGCCAGAGCGATTTCG TCTTCCAGGGCCGGATCCTGGCGCGGCGCTTGGTGGGGCAGGAGACGCGCTACGAGGTGGAGGTGAAAACGCCGTATCGGCACCGTTTCCCGCTGGTGCCCCGGGAATACGTGTGGGTGCCCAACACCTGCGGCTGCCCCCCGCTCCGGGAGGGGGGCCAGTACCTGCTGATGGTGCGGCGACACGTCAACTACGAGCGCACGCTCAACCGCCTCCTGCTGCAGGACGACGGCTACGCCCGGCCGTGGACGCCCCGCGAGGACCGGCTGGTGCGGGAGGCGGCCCGGcactgcccccagccccggccgcccTGA